A genomic region of Silurus meridionalis isolate SWU-2019-XX chromosome 7, ASM1480568v1, whole genome shotgun sequence contains the following coding sequences:
- the LOC124388385 gene encoding 5'(3')-deoxyribonucleotidase, mitochondrial-like: MALQLHRTARFLPLLQHRGSALSPRRSCADMSPGSRLRVLLDMDGVIADFEGGFLKKYRQRFPNDPYISLEERRGFWVSTQYGELRGDLCDKAISIWESKNFFIELEPIPGSVEAVKEMVKMKNTDVFICTSPIKHYAHCPYEKYAWVERHLGPDFLEKVILTRDKTIVSGDILIDDKPDILGVEPNPSWEHVLFTACHNKHLPPSTTQRRLLSWDDEWRGILVGSRS, encoded by the exons ATGGCGTTACAGCTGCACCGGACCGCGCGCTTCCTGCCGCTACTGCAGCACCGGGGCTCTGCTCTCTCTCCCCGCAGGAGCTGTGCGGACATGAGCCCCGGCTCCAGGCTGCGCGTCCTGCTGGACATGGACGGCGTTATCGCTGATTTTGAGGGTGGATTTCTGAAGAAGTACAGACAGAGATTCCCGAATGATCCGTACATCAGTCTGGAGGAGCGAAGAGGCTTTTGGGTGTCGACTCAGTACGGAGAGCTGAGAGGAGacctgtgt GATAAAGCCATCAGCATTTGGGAGTCCAAGAATTTTTTCATAGAGCTCGAGCCCATACCAGGAAGTGTGGAGGCTGTGAAGGAGATGGTCAAGATGAAGAA TACAGATGTCTTCATTTGCACCAGTCCAATTAAACACTACGCTCACTGTCCATATGAAAAA tACGCGTGGGTCGAGCGGCACCTGGGCCCCGATTTCCTGGAGAAAGTCATTTTGACCAGAGACAAGACGATCGTGAGCGGAGACATCCTCATTGATGACAAGCCGGACATCCTCG GTGTGGAACCCAATCCATCCTGGGAACATGTTCTTTTCACTGCCTGCCACAACAAGCACCTGCCTCCCAGCACCACGCAGAGGCGCCTCCTGTCCTGGGACGATGAATGGAGGGGCATCCTGGTGGGCAGTCGCTCGTGA